From the Leptospira terpstrae serovar Hualin str. LT 11-33 = ATCC 700639 genome, the window TTTTTCGCGGAATCGAACATGTGAATCTTAAAGAGGCAACAGCTTTAATTTCAGATCAGATAACCTTCCTGAACAAAAGAAGCTTGATCCATTGATGAAATTAATTTAAACTCGGAACAAAATGAAAAGGATTACCACCTTATTTCTGTTTTGCTTTCAAAACTGTCTCATTGGATCCAGTTTTCATGGATTTGTGAATATGGATTCAGCAAGGAACCAAAATCGAGTTTACTTTGATGAAAAAACCAAAAGCTTCGAAACGATACCTAATTTTCGCGGAAACATCATCAAACTTGGAAAAGTAGTAATTGGTGAAACAAAACAAATAGATTCCAAAAAACAGAAAAAAAGATTCTGTGAAAGAAACGAAACGGAATTAATCAAAAAATTAGATTTTTTAGATGAAAGGACAATCGTCTCCATTTACGAATCTTCCAGTTATCTATGTATCGAATATTACTAGTTTCATTTTTTTGTTTCTTCTTTTGTTGTCTTAGCCACCAAACCTTTCAACAGGTGGAAATTTCAAAAAATGAATACCAAACCACAAAACGACTTCCCTTCATTGCTAACACTTGTGACAGAAAGGCAGTTTTTTCCAATAACATACTCGAAAGAAACTTAATCATCCGTATTTGGGAGAATGGAGAGTTTCGAAATGTTTTTTTAAATAACGAACCTTTTGATATCATTGAAGATTTACGAATTTACCAATCCCATGATTATACCTGGTATATTTCTTTTATACCTTTATTCTCAGGTTACTATTGTGACCAATACCACCTCACAGGTTACTTACTCTATTTAGATCCAAACTCAAAAGAGAAATTAAATGCTAAACTTGAAAAGGATAGAACAAAAACAACTGGGTCCAATGGTCCCATCAAGGCATTTCGAGAATACAGTTTAATCGATGAAAAAATTCTATCACAAAAAATCAAAGAATTAAGAGAGAAAAAACAAGAACGTGGCTACAGCAAACATAAGGAACAATTTTATAAACCCAAAATCTGGGATTCTAAATCAAAATCAGAACTTGTATATATACCCAATGATCAACTGATTGATTATTGTTTGGAATTTCCATATGAATGTGTAAATGATCAAAATTACATTCAAGAAATTCGTTCGAGAACCACTGCGAATGCAAAACTAAATCTAAATCCAACTAATTTTTCAAATCTACTCCTAGAAAAAATCAATACAACAAAGGATAAAACCTACTTCGGTTGTTATTGCAGAAAAAATTCTGATTTTTTCATCTACTCTCAATGTCCTATTGATCGCTATGGATTGGATGCCCTTTGCAAAAAGAAAACTGATTGTTTAGAAGAAAGAAATGCTGAAAAGGAAAGGCAGTGTTTTAAAACATTCAAAGAAGATTTATCCATTCTTCTGAAAACAAAAGAATCTAAAGATAAAATTCACCAAGAAAAAGAAAACTTTGAAAGAATGATCTTCTATACAAAAAAATTATGGGCTTTGGAAGTATTAAAGGATATTACCCAATGAATACAAAAAACCATTACGCAAACCATCTTGGAAATTTTTACTCTTGGATGCTCGGAGATTGGAAAACTAAGGAAACCGAGTTTCGAGAGTTTTTATTTAAAAAAAATTTAACTGCAAAAAGAAATGAAGTAGCGATTGATTTAGGTGCAGGCAATGGGGTTCAGTCATTGGCCTTATCCAAATTAGGTTATCAAGTCATTGCAGTTGACTTTAACAAACAACTTCTTTCTGAATTGGAAAAAAATGCAAAAGATTCGAACCAATCCATCCAAATTGTGGACGATGATATCTTATCTGTTGTTCAATGGAAAGATAAACAACCTAAATTCATATTATGTTGTGGGGATACAATTACCCATCTTAATTCAAAAGAAGAGATTCAAGTTTTTATTAAATCATGTTACGAATCATTAATTCCCGGAGGAAACTTTCTAATCTCTTTTCGAGATTATTCCAAACCTCTCACTGGTGATTCTCGATTCATTCCCGTAATGTCCGATCCTTCCAAAATCCATACTTGTGTATTAGAATATGAAGAGAATAAAATTAGAGTCACAGACCAGTTATATGAAAAAAAAGAAGGGGGCTGGGTAATGTCAGTGAGTTCTTATTTTAAAGTACGACTACTTGAAGAAGAATGTTTACTTTATCTAAAAGAAGCAGGTTTTCATTGGGAGTGGGAAGAGACGTTTCAAAGAATGATAACCATACTTGCAAAAAAATAAAAGATACGATTCGTTCCTTATAGTTCAACTTAAGGTTTTCGCTCTTTTACATTATATTCGATGTTTTTTAGAAAAAA encodes:
- a CDS encoding class I SAM-dependent methyltransferase, giving the protein MNTKNHYANHLGNFYSWMLGDWKTKETEFREFLFKKNLTAKRNEVAIDLGAGNGVQSLALSKLGYQVIAVDFNKQLLSELEKNAKDSNQSIQIVDDDILSVVQWKDKQPKFILCCGDTITHLNSKEEIQVFIKSCYESLIPGGNFLISFRDYSKPLTGDSRFIPVMSDPSKIHTCVLEYEENKIRVTDQLYEKKEGGWVMSVSSYFKVRLLEEECLLYLKEAGFHWEWEETFQRMITILAKK